GCACGAAGATGGGGCTCGCGCCGATGCACACCTGGAAGCCGGACGCGTACGGCGAGGCGCCGGGACTGGTCGGGGCGCTCCTGGCGGGCGGACTCACGAGCTGCGCCTTCCTCGCGATCCTGCGCTTCTTCCAGATCTGCGCGGCGGCCGGCGACTCCGAGTTCGCGCGCTCGCTCCTGCTCTTCCTCGGCCTGTTCTCGATGGCGGTCGCCGGCGCGTTCATGGTGCGCCAGAGCGACTACAAGCGGATGCTCGCGTACTCCAGCGTGGAGCACATGGGGATCCTCGTGCTCGGGATCGCGATCGGCGGCGCGGGCTCGTTCGGCGCGCTGCTCCACCTGCTCAACAACGGCTTCTCCAAGGGGGTCCTGTTCCTGTCCGCCGGGAACATCCACCGCGCGTTCGGCAGCAAACGCACCGCCGACGTCTCGGGCGCGCTCTCCGTCCTGCCCGCGTCCGGTGCGCTGTTTCTCGGGGGCTTCTTCGCGATCACGGGCACGCCGCCCTTCGGTCCGTTCGTGAGTGAGTTCACCATCCTGTCGGCGATGCTCCACGCAGAGCGCTGGGGCGTGGCGGCGGCGTTCCTGTTCCTGCTCGTCCTGGTCTTCGTCGGAATGGGCTCGACGGTGCTGGCGGTCGTGCAAGGCGAGCCGTCGACGCGCGGCGCGGCGACGCCGTATCGCGACAGCTGGCTGGGAGTCACTCCGATCGCCGTCCTGCTCGTGCTCGTGCTCGTGCTCGGACTCTGGATCCCGGCGCCGTTCGTGGCCCTCCTCCGCGAGGCGGCCGCCGCCGTGGAGACCCCGCGATGAGCTCGGCGGACGACCTGTTGCGCACCCAGAGCGCGGTCGC
The Myxococcota bacterium DNA segment above includes these coding regions:
- a CDS encoding proton-conducting transporter membrane subunit — protein: MALWLVLAPLGFAALAFATPGARVRPWLLPAAGATQLVLVALELGTRGAGPGEPWLGLDPIGRLVTAYLALLFFLCAAYAPGYLALRAERPNRIFCSVMLVFFATMNLIASARHLGLLWVAVEATTLASGPLLYFNRNPRSIEATWKYLLIGSVGIALALLGTFFVAYAALLGGTASSMLLSDVLASAPHLSRPWLHSGFVLALVGYGTKMGLAPMHTWKPDAYGEAPGLVGALLAGGLTSCAFLAILRFFQICAAAGDSEFARSLLLFLGLFSMAVAGAFMVRQSDYKRMLAYSSVEHMGILVLGIAIGGAGSFGALLHLLNNGFSKGVLFLSAGNIHRAFGSKRTADVSGALSVLPASGALFLGGFFAITGTPPFGPFVSEFTILSAMLHAERWGVAAAFLFLLVLVFVGMGSTVLAVVQGEPSTRGAATPYRDSWLGVTPIAVLLVLVLVLGLWIPAPFVALLREAAAAVETPR